Part of the Falco naumanni isolate bFalNau1 chromosome 3, bFalNau1.pat, whole genome shotgun sequence genome is shown below.
ACCGCTGCGCTGcctcaggaaaaaaggaagttattGGCGACTATAGATAATTAGTAACGCTGAGGAAGCTGAAGATGCTCCAGAGGTTCCCGGGCAGCGCTGTGAGGAGGGAGGGTGTGCCAGGCCGCGGGCTAGGCCTCGGCCTCACACACGCTCACGGCACCGACACGGCCGGCCGGCTcacccgcccgcccgcggctGCGGGGACCGGAAGAAAGCGCGGCCACAGTCCTCCCCGCCCCCAAATCGGGCCACCGCCAGCGCGGGGCGCTGCCCCTTTAAGAGCGAGCGAGGGGCGCACCCTACCCGTCCCCTCCGGAAGATGGCGGCTCCCAGGAGAGCTTCAGCAGcgccctcctccccccgcctTCCTCCCGGTTGCCCTCCACACGTGACGGCCGAGCGCGCTCGCCTGGTCCCTGGCCCCGCCCCGTGCCTCTCACCCATTGGTGGCCGCGGCCTGGCGGCGGGCGCTGATTGGCCGGGGTTGGCGCGCGAAGGGGTGCGCGGCGCCGGAGCGGCACGCAGCGGGGGCAGGAAACAATAGAGCCGCGGCCGGAGGGGTCTGAGCAGGGAGCGGAGGAGCCGCCCGCCTCGCCCAGCccaacccagcccagcccgccccgcgccccACCGCCGgcccgctcccccgccccgccatGGCCGACAAGGAAGGTAGGGCCCGCGGCGTGGCGCGGGGTaggccccgcggcgcggccTCCTCCGCTCTGGGCTCCGTGAGGCGTGGagtacccccccccccccccccgtaacGGCTGCTGGTTTGAGGGGAGTGggggtggctgtgccggggACAGCGGCCTATCGGCCTACCTCGGGCCGCGCCAGTCCCCGCGGGCACGGCCCACCGCCTGCCCtcgccccggggccgggccgcgcggGGGAGGCCTGTGGCACGGCGAGacgccgccgccgcgggccgggTCCCTGCGGCCGCCCTCTTCCCGCCTTCCGATCCGGTTACAGCCGAGCCCCAGGGAGCCAGTCGGTGTCCCGGAGCCGGGGCCGCTGGGCGGCTGGCCCGGGGTGAGCGGGGCGGGCCGTGctcggcgggggctgcgggctgcgGCCTGCCCGGCGCAGACAAAGGGATGTCaccggccccgctgcccggctcCCGGGGGGCTCCCagggcccggccgcgccgcaGGGCGGGGGCTGGTGGCAGATGGCGTGAGGAGGCGTGTGGGAGAGCCAGGGCAACGAGGGAGCCTTGGAAAACTGGATTTGGGGGACCAGCAGTTCAAGGCTACACCTAGACCGGTCTGTTTAACAGCAATTGCTGGACCTCCTGCTTTGAAACATCTTTACAATTCTGGCTTTTGCCTCCACGGTACCCCTTGCATCGAGCTTCAGAGTTTTATTATGCTGCCTCTGTTGAGGTGATTAAGTTTGACGTAGTTAACGTTAATCCTGAACCAGGATCCAGTGGCAAGCGTTCGTATATGCAACAGGATTTTTAATCTTCTAGTAACCACCCCAGTAAAGTAGTCTAACAGCAAACCAGGGTGTGATGCAGTTGGCGCTTTAATCAATTGCCCACTCGGTGTTGCGTATATATTGTAAATATGTTCTTAATACATTCACATAGCTCATACATTCATAAAGGCTAATcaaatgcttgatttttttttaaaaaaaaacctccagcagCCTTTGATGATGCGGTGGAAGAACGTGTAATCAACGAAGAGTATAAAATATGGAAGAAGAATACCCCCTTCCTATATGACTTGGTAATGACCCATGCTTTGGAATGGCCCAGCTTGACTGCTCAGTGGCTTCCTGATGTAACAAGGTAAActgattattttgcttttttttaaaaaaaaaaaaaaaagcagaataatttaaatCGAGGATCACTTTTTATTAATGTGAGAAGGTATGTGATTCCTGTAAACTTGCCTTGCCAACAGCAAGTTGAGGATTATGAACACTAGAGAGATAATCAGTACAGACAGTTTTAATTTGGGAAAATGTCATCTGTTACTGAGAAGATATTTTCACACATTTGATTTGcatggttttcttcttccagctttaataaacaaaaacttactcaaaaataaaactagataCGGTATCTGTGTAACCACCATTTTGTCCTATGTTTTTATAGCAATGCACTGCTTGCAGTGAATGTTCTTGCACCTCAGAGCTGTACTCAGGAGGAGCTGCTAAGGTCTCTTAAATGAAGGCACTTTCATCCACCACAGGGATGGTGGTCTGTCAAGAGTGTTGTGCTGCAAGAGTTTTAGGTTGAGGTCTTAAATTATGATAAGTGGTTTCCTCTGGAGGAAGCAAGGTTGGTGTTGAAGCAGGAGAGCAGTAAGAACTTCAAAGAGTGTTAATTAGTATAGGAAGCTGTCACCCAAAAATATTGTCATCATCTCAGTATGTTTTTTAACCCCcttctttgtttctcatgtaATTCTTTTCCCTTGCAGACCTGAAGGCAAGGATTTCAGTATTCACCGGTTAGTCCTGGGGACCCATACTTCAGATGAACAAAATCATCTCGTGATAGCAAGTGTGCAGTTGCCTAACGATGATGCGCAGTTTGATGCTTCACACTATGATAGTGAGAAAGGAGGTAAGGGACCAAAGATGTGGGCCAGGGAGAGTTTTCAccactttttccttcccttcttaaTAGAAAATTTGTCTTTCCTTAAAGTTCAGGCAGCAAAGTTCAGCTATTACTTCTAAGCTAGtcagtttctttttaagggGTACGCTTACTTAATAGACAAATACATTCCAAAAACATAGTATGTGATATCTTAATAATATAATGATGAAAAAAGAAGGTGGCAGCCTTACTGCAAAAGTGTGTGTGAAAACCTCACCCCTCCCTCTTTCTTATCAGGAATTGACGTTGAATTTCATGGAGTACTACTTTCTGGTATTTTTATTGCCACTTTTACATTACATAAACTCTTCCAGTGAGAAAGTCACTTGtgtaaaagaatattttatttcagaggagTGTAACATTTCAAATGTTCTTCTCTTGTCTGAATTCTGCTGCCTGATTGTTGTACCAGCCCCTCTTGGATaagaaaattactgtgttttgttCAGCATATCAGGCTTGAATTTGATGCTTTCTGTAATCTTAGTTGGCTGTCAGCACTGCTAAAAATTAGGTGTTTCTCATGTTTACTTGGTTGAATCAGTCTTTCTACCTGGTGAAAGTCTGTAACGATCCAGTGTTCGCTCTTCTTTTTGCTGGTAGCCTGGATTGTGCAATTAGTGTTTTGATCTTTGGGCTTCTTAAGAGTTATTCATGAACACAGTGTTGTCtaataaattacttctgttctattttagtatttattaaGAATATACTACtccaatttaaaaacaaaacaaacaaaccctctGTATTTTTGCCAGAACGGTGCTGTGCAATTTTGTGAACTACTAAGTTACTGTGACTTTACTTAAAAAGATCAGGTAGCTATAGCAAGTTATATCAGTCTTACTTAACTTAAACGCAGTGCAGCAATTGTGTCTTAACAGAAATTTGTGTATTCTGCGATGCTGATCTGCGTTATATTTGAAAGTGCAGTTACAGCACATCTGTTTCATATGTACAACCCATCTTTGTTCCAGATAAGAGTTTTAGATATGATAAATCTGGGGCTTGAGTTGTTAGATTTGAGATAGTAAaaaattttcaggaagaaatggtCTTTAACTTAGCCAAAGTCCTGATATTTTGACGTTACACATACAGACGTTTAAAACAACATGCCGTTTCAAAACTGGACTCTTTCAGTTACAGTTGTGATTATCTTTCAGAATAAGTGCTTGGCAGTACCAGTAACTGGGTCTGGATCTTTGTGTCTTGATCTCAAACTGGCTTTTTATTTACAACTACTAAATTCTTACTTCCAGAGTTTGGAGGATTTGGATCAGTTAGTGGAAAAATTGAAATTGAAATCAAGATAAATCACGAGGGAGAAGTGAACAGAGCACGTTACATGCCACAGAACCCATGTATCATCGCTACCAAGACTCCATCCAGTGATGTCCTTGTCTTTGATTACACCAAACACCCTTCTAAACCAGGtgtctgcttcttttttatgtCTGCATTTCAGAGATCAGCCAGCCCTTCCTTACAAAGACATTGATGCAgtgaaaaagaagttaaaaagtTTTGTGGATTGCATATTGTTTGTGATCTTAGGGGAAAGTGGGTATTTAAGTTAAAGGTGTTTGGTAAAAGGTTATTTCATATGAAGTTTAAATGTGGAAAGGTATGCTTTTTACCTTTCGCTGCTTTACTGTGTGTTTTGTCATGTCACTGTATGTGTTGGTATTTGGGATGGTAGAAGGTGGCTTTTTGGAAACTGATTTGCTGGGTAGCTGAGCTGTTGTCCTGATACCATGTAAGGGTATTAACGGTCATTTACTGATGAACTCATCAAGACTATAGAGTAACTAGCCTTCCCACTTGAGGGGGGGATCAGAAGTGCCTTTCTAGCTTCAAAGTGCAGTTGGAGAtgatgagagaaagaaaaataacatccCAGCAGAGCATTCAGGAAGAGTTTGTTGAGCAGTGTCTGAGATGAGCTGCTATTCTTCCGACCAGCTAGACCAGGTGACTCCTGCCAAAGCATGGAGGTGGCTGCTGGACTTCTTTAACTCTTCAGCCGTTACTGTAACGCTTGTTTAGAGCGGACCACTGCTAGGCCatccagccaaaaaaaaaaaaaagggggggaagctTGGAAAAACCTGCAATGTGCTTTTTATTAAGCTAAGAAGACAGACTGCTCTGTGTTGTCTCAGAGCATTGTTTTAAAGAGGAGATTCTTCAGTCAGGGAAAACGCTTTGACATTTTCAATAGAATCCTCCTCTAACCTTTTGAGCAAGGTTTAGTAGAGCACAGTAAAACTTAATGCCAGCTATTCCAGGATGTGCTGGAAACGATACTAGGCGCTGGAGTTCTTACGGCACCTCTTTACAGACCCTTCTGGAGAGTGTAACCCTGATCTGCGTCTTCGTGGACACCAGAAGGAAGGTTATGGGCTGTCATGGAACCCAAACCTGAGTGGGCATTTGCTTAGTGCTTCTGATGATCATGTGAGTACTTTAAATATAGCTGGGGTACAATCTGCACTTTCTGTCCCTTGGCAAAGGTAAAAaagactttcttctttttttttcttttttttttttttttgagggggaggaggtagggGAGGTAGAGAGTGTCCAAAGATGcagtttctaattttttttttaaagaccattTGCTTGTGGGACATCAGTGCTGTTCCAAAAGAAGGCAAAGTAGTGGATGCAAAGACCATCTTCACAGGGCATACAGCAGTAGTGGAAGATGTATCTTGGCACCTGCTCCATGAATCTCTTTTTGGATCTGTTGCTGATGATCAGAAGCTCATGATGTAAGTGGGGTGACAACGTCTTCAGAAACTGAGTGTTTCTGACCCTCTTGCTTTCCTGTCTCCTTTTCGGTCCCTCGGTAAAATGGGATGTAAACCTTTGTTTCAattccttgttttccctttgcagtTGGGATACTCGGTCAAACAACACCTCCAAACCTAGCCACTCAGTGGATG
Proteins encoded:
- the RBBP4 gene encoding histone-binding protein RBBP4 isoform X1 yields the protein MADKEAAFDDAVEERVINEEYKIWKKNTPFLYDLVMTHALEWPSLTAQWLPDVTRPEGKDFSIHRLVLGTHTSDEQNHLVIASVQLPNDDAQFDASHYDSEKGEFGGFGSVSGKIEIEIKINHEGEVNRARYMPQNPCIIATKTPSSDVLVFDYTKHPSKPDPSGECNPDLRLRGHQKEGYGLSWNPNLSGHLLSASDDHTICLWDISAVPKEGKVVDAKTIFTGHTAVVEDVSWHLLHESLFGSVADDQKLMIWDTRSNNTSKPSHSVDAHTAEVNCLSFNPYSEFILATGSADKTVALWDLRNLKLKLHSFESHKDEIFQVQWSPHNETILASSGTDRRLNVWDLSKIGEEQSPEDAEDGPPELLFIHGGHTAKISDFSWNPNEPWVICSVSEDNIMQVWQMAENIYNDEDPEGSVDPEGQGS
- the RBBP4 gene encoding histone-binding protein RBBP4 isoform X2, whose product is MADKEAFDDAVEERVINEEYKIWKKNTPFLYDLVMTHALEWPSLTAQWLPDVTRPEGKDFSIHRLVLGTHTSDEQNHLVIASVQLPNDDAQFDASHYDSEKGEFGGFGSVSGKIEIEIKINHEGEVNRARYMPQNPCIIATKTPSSDVLVFDYTKHPSKPDPSGECNPDLRLRGHQKEGYGLSWNPNLSGHLLSASDDHTICLWDISAVPKEGKVVDAKTIFTGHTAVVEDVSWHLLHESLFGSVADDQKLMIWDTRSNNTSKPSHSVDAHTAEVNCLSFNPYSEFILATGSADKTVALWDLRNLKLKLHSFESHKDEIFQVQWSPHNETILASSGTDRRLNVWDLSKIGEEQSPEDAEDGPPELLFIHGGHTAKISDFSWNPNEPWVICSVSEDNIMQVWQMAENIYNDEDPEGSVDPEGQGS